The Numenius arquata chromosome 6, bNumArq3.hap1.1, whole genome shotgun sequence sequence ccccacccccccaaagggGGACGGGGTCAGCCCCTGGGTGTCGATATGGGAATGAAAATATTCACGTATTATATGATTTTAGGTATGTCCTAGCTCGCATCCTACAAAACTGCGGGAGTGAATACGCTGCGGACAGAAAGAGGATTTTCTATCCACGTTTTatgctcaaaagcagcttttcagcagGTCAGTCCACGGAGGAGGAAAGGGTGGGAAGGGAAATTTTAAGTCAAGTCCCAAAGCAAAACCTTCTCATTCAGATTTTAGGACCCATTGCAGGACTACTCTAATATAATAAGAGCAAAAAATGACCAGTACCGAAGACGCAGGTGGGGATCCTCAACCCCCTCTATAATTTGGGCCATTTAAGGTCTCGTCTAGCTTGAGAAAATACAGAGTATGGCCGCTTACTCTGTGACAAGACAAGTTTCTCTCTGctgaaatgtatttaaatcaTAGTTCATCTCTTCAGATGTTTCTATGCAACACGCAGAGAGCATTAGGGGAGCTTAAAGGAATCCAAATTTTTCTGCGGAATTTGCTGATAATcttttttcaaactgaaaaaaaaaaacaaaaacaaaaccaagcgacccaaaaagaaaaccccaaccaaaaaaaaaaaaacaccaaaaaaacaaaaacccctgaCCACGAAGCAAATACTTCCAGCGTGAAAACAGATGCTAAATCACTGCAGAAATACTTAGATCATTTCACATTAATAATGTAACATGGGTGCGCAAGAGAAGACCTAAAGGACAGGGCTGGAAAGGGAGGGCGGCAGGGGAAGCGGGGAGATGGAGGGATTGCATTAAAAGGCCTCTGGAGTGTATACCTCTGCATCTTTTAAAGATCATATACCTGAAGTGAATatcaccaaaataaaataaaggaaggggggggaaaaataaaaaaattaaaattcagatgctgccttttttttttttttttttttcctgttttgttttaaaagggtggtggtggggagggaaataattaaaaataaaataaaataaaataaaaatatcacacgTCTCAAACGACCAAGGACTTTACAAGGCCACAATGAAATTTGCGGATGTGTCTGTACAAATCTCCGGACTGGGTGAACCGTCTCTCGCACCACTTGCACCCGTGGGGTTTCTCCCGGGTGTGCACCACCGCGTGGCGGCTGAGGTTGTGGGAATACTGGAAGCTCTTCCCGCACTGGCCGCAGGTGTAGGGCTTCTCCCCCGAGTGAGTCCTCTCGTGCCTCTTTAAGGTGTACATGCAAGAAAAAGTCTTTCCGCAGAGGGTACAAGTGGGGACGGACCCGTCGGGGGACAGGCGGGTCCGGGAGCCGTCCTTGTCACGGAAGTGAGAGCTGAGGTGGAGCTGAAGGATGTGGGGGCTGGGGAACACCTTGCTACAGAGGGGACAAATGCAGATATGCCCGGGAGGCACGAGGACGCCCGAGGAGGAGATGTCTGACGAATCCATGTCGTCCTCGCTCTCGTCTCGCTCTTGATCTATATCCTCCTCCCGGGCATGAGAGCTGCCATTCCCCGCGAACATGTGTCCTAACCCTGTCACTAGGCTTTTGGCTGAATTCCCAAAATGCTGACTCTCCGGACTCCTGGCTTCGCCGTCCTCCTGATCTGACAGCAAGTCTTGTTCATCTTTAACAAGTGGCTCGGTACCCTGCTGCTGGCTGTCGGAAGCCAGCTGTCCAAAGACATAGGAGGGGTGTAAGGAATCTCTCCCCGGCACGGGCTTGAAAGACAAATCCAGCGCGCAGTCCACATCACTGGGAGCCAGGGGATGGTTAACAGACCTTTGGGACAAAGGTCCTGTGGAACTATTGACATTAGCCTTTGTTTTTCCAGCTGCTGCGGCGCACGGTTCTGCCTCTGTCGGCGCAGAGCTGACACTTATATGATCAGAGGACCAGGCGGGGTGACTGCTGACCTTTTCTTTGCCTGCTGCTCTCTCGTATTCTGCAACgctgaatttttgtttgtttcctgggTCAAACTCGTGGACCAGGGGCACTCCGGCGTCTAGAAAATGCTCCGCTTTCTCCAAACCCGCCGCCTCGTCATTAATCTTCTCTTCCGAACATAATTCTTTATCTTTCAACTTGCCCTTGCAGACTTTCACAATGTCATACATGTGAAGGTAGCTAGCCGCAGCCAGCACGTCTTCCACCGGGAGACTGTTGAATTCCAGCTTTCCCTCGTACATGAATTCGAGCAGCAGGCTGAAGGCAGGGGCTGTGACAATGTCACTGTTCAGATGCACAATATCCCTTTTGTCTAACTGGTCCCTGTAGAAAAGATGGAAGTACATACTGCAAGAGGCAAGAACGGCTCTGTGAGCCCTGAATTGAGCTTCTCCAACTAAAACAGTACAGTCACACAGGAAGCCCTGGTGACGCTGCTGACTCAGACACTGCAGCAACTGGCGGCTATGGTCTGGAAACTCCATTCTTCCTTCATAACctgttcaaaacaggaaaaacttGAATGCTACTGTAAACTAAAGCCTCCTAGCAGCTGTAACAAACAGATAGGCTTTTGGGTAACAACACAAGCCAAAGAAACAGCCTTGGAGATAACGTTTACTGTTAATTGTCTGTAATAGTTttattggggggggtggggaggggcggaggggagagaaaaaaaaagaaaaaaaaaaaaaaaaaaaaagaaaacacaacacaacacgcTCCTCATCCTTTCGCACCTGCTCCGAACAGGAAAAACTTGATtgtaagtaaacaaaaaaaactagTAAAGCAGCAGCCCCTCCAACCTTTGTTTCTCCCACTAAGCACTTTAATAAAATTAAGAGGAGGAAAGcacacaccaggaaaaaaaaaaaaaaaaaaaaaaacaccaaacaaaaacaaacgaacaaacccAAAACAGCAGCACGAGCTCCCAGGCTGTCCTCCCAGCAACGCAAACTCGGGGCATCTTTTAATAAAGCGTGTTGCCCAcgtcacgcacacacacacacacacacacacacttaaacTTTATCCTCAGTCGTTATGCACCGAAATCACAACAAAACAGTCGCGCTGGCGCCGGGGAAGCGGCGCTTTttgcggggagggagcgggatgAGGAGGGGAGAAGAGCCCCGACCCCCGCACCCGCATGCGGGAAGTTGCGGggatggggaaagggggggggggggataaagggaaggggaaaaaaaagtttccctgGAAGTTATTAAAAGCCAAGGAGGAAAAATAAGCGGCGTGGGGAGGGCgagagggcagggctgcaggctgcAAGCCGGCTACCTGCCGCGGCCGGGCGCTTACCTTCCCGCGGGGCGCGGCGGAGCCGGccgcgggcgcggagccgggcgggCAGGAGGGAGCGCGGGTGCGTGCGCGAGTGCGAGCGAggcgcggcgggagggagggagggagggagggaagggaagggaagggagagagagagagggaggagggagggaaggaggagtgcTCGGTTTGCTAATTACACCGCAAGCTGGAGAGTCAGCTGCTCTGACTTCACTGCGATGGAAATGCTACCTCCAGCTGTGCGCCTTTTAATGCCATATGTTACTCCAAATCTCGCTACCAGCCAACCACAGCTTGCTGCCTTTTAAAGTTCCAGCAGCCCCATTTATAGCCCGCGATTAAATCCCACAAACTTGCCCCGAGCCCGccctatttccccccccccccccactcccccttcCCCTACATactcgccccccccaccccccccccacaaatccacaccccccccccccccccgaccccaccTCCCACCGCAAAGTTGCTCCCCGCAACCCGCCGCGGTGACCTTCGCCGGCGCCCGGCTCCGCGCAGCGCggagaagcgggggggggggggggggggggaggtagcGGCATTGCGAAGCTGCTTTCTggattcccacccccccccccgcctccttccgCAGCCGCGCTCCCCAACTTTGCAGGGAGGACTTTCCCCTtgcgcgggggggtgggtgggaaagagaaggaggggggggttgtgtgtgttttacacacacacacacacacacacacccggccGGCTCGCCCCGTACTTACCGGCgtgcggcggcggggctgggcgtCCGCATGTGCGCGGCGGTGCGCGGCGCTCCGCGGGTGCGGCGCGGCGGTGTTGTGGAGCAGGTTGTTCGCCGGCCGATTCTCGCGATACTTTCCCTCCGAGCCGCggtggtgtctgtgtgtgtgtgtgtgtgtgtgtgtgagtgcgtgtgtgtgtgagtgtgtgtgagtgtgtccCCGTCTGGTGCACACAatagcccccgccgccccggccagccccgccggcggcggccggTGCGCGCTGCCGGCTgcgccctccccctccctcctcctcctcctcctcctccccttcctcctcctcctcctcctcctcctcccctcccggccgctgCATTGGCAGCGCTGCCGTCCCGCTCCCAACTCCGCTGCGCCGCCGCGCAGAGGGCGCGCAAAACCCGCCCGCTGCAGCCCGACGTGCCGGGGTGctctgcccggccccggcggAGAGAGGGGCtgcctccgcgcccgcggagcgcgcagggatggatggatggggggggggggggggagaagcgcGGGAGTTGCGCGGCGGGGATGGGGCCAGAGGCGAGACGCTCCGCCGGGTTTATCTTGAGTTGCGCGTCAGCTGATAAATACCAGATGCCTACGGATTTTTCAAGATGACCTTTTCGATAGTtgatttgaattttaaattttaattagctGTAATCCCATCAAAAGTGAGCGCCCTTCCGAGGGGAAGCGCGGCGCCGGGGCCCGGCCGCCCTTCCCAGCGcagcccccggggtccccgggtgccccccccccccccttcgccccGCTAAGGAAGCCGGagctgggggcggggaggggggggggatcgCGGCCGTGGGTCGTCCCGGGAGCCCgcggggaggggaggcggaggtGGCCGCAGGCGGGGAGGGCTGGGTTGAGGCTCCGGGGCCAGGTTGATGTTTGAGGGTTTTGCTGCCctagtaaagaaataaaagaaaaaaaaaaaaaaaaggctgagtttGGAAGCGCTGTCGGGTGTGGGTGAGCGGAGGGGGGAGCAGAGCACTGGGGTCACCTCAGAGCCCCCCCGGGAACAGCCTGCCTGGTGGCAGTGGCAGTCTCCAGCCCATGCTTTAGCCCCCAAGTAAAGCAGGGACacccctctctcttccttcccttagGTTGCCTTCTCTAGGTTATAGTGTCTGCAGgatagcaactttttttttatttcttttttaaatgcatgtcttCTGTAGCATTAGCGCCTTAAAACATCACTTCTGTCCATTGGTACGTTTGTTACCAATTTAATCCCCTTCTGCGGTATTTTTATCTTTAGGCTCTTTGTCCCAGAAGTCAGGGTCTGCATTGCCAACACCACTTCTGTCTCACAGACCTCAACTATCGAGCTCCGTTGGCAGCTAATGCCAGGATCTTTGGGTGGGTTTTGAGCATTAAATGACCACATCATCACAAAGCTCTTCTCGGGTTTTTGGTAATACTATCATCCATACCCTTCGAATTGGGAAGCTCCAGCCCAGAATATGGAGGTGCTCAGCTCCAGCAAAAGAGTTAAAGGTCCTGGGGTTAAATCTGTCCCCGAGAGCTTTATCTGTTTGTCCACCATCGCAGACGTGACGGGGGGAATGGGAGCTCTCCGTCCTTTTAAAGACGGTATTATCCCACAGTCGCAGCCTGATCGTACGAGCTCTACCGAAAGTGGAGCAGTTTCTTCCCCGAAGTGCAAGCGCAGTTTCCATTAAGTTACTCCGTGGATTTGTTGGCTTGTGGAGTTTCACTGTCTTTGTACACTGGAAATGGTAGGCAGTCTCTTGTCAGCATACGATTTACGCTGCTTGGCAGAAATCTCTTATTTTGTGTAATTCAttgttcactgaattttcactgaatttcactgaatttttttagagttggaagggaccatagagatcatctagtccaactcccctgccgaagcaggattgcccagagcatgtcagagcatgttactcagggctgcatccaggcggggcttgaaaatctccagagaaggggactccacaccctccctgggcagcctgttccagggctctggcaccctcaccagaaagaagtttcttctcatatttgagtggaacctcctatgttccagcttgtgcccgttgcccctcgtcctctcactggcaaccactgaaaagagtctggctccctcctccttcaacccaccctttagatacttataagcattgataaggtctcccctcagccttctcttctccaggctaaagagtcccagctctctcagcctttcttcataagggagatgctccaacccttgaatcatcttcatttttccctctcccctttaATAATAAGGGAAcaaaaaatatgattaaaaaaagaaccaagGTTTTAATTCCTGTTTGGGTGCTATAAGCTTGGAGTAATCGTCCACAATCTAGCAGTGTCTTATTTTTAGTAAACCAATTACAATTTCACAGTAAGTCTGTGGTCATTACCGAGTTTGAAATGTCAGAAAACACAACAGcattccccttttctccaggtATCTATTTTGCCCGTTGTTGGCTTGGTTTTTTCGGGACTCAGAAATACTATACTCACCTTCACACCAAGGCAACGACAGACACAATACAGGTGTTGTACTGATTTAACTACGGCTGTATAAAATACTGGTAGTACAACTCCCTAATGTAAACAAGCCCGAAGTCATTACTGGAGGCAAGGCAACAGGAAGAACTGCCCCAGAAACTTTATTCCGAAAGCTCCCGCCTTCCTGAAGGCCCCGGTGAACGCACGACGTGGTCAGCAAGCCATCTGCTGTCACCGCTCCGGCCCCGAGCCCTTTGCCGGCCGAAGGCTCCCCTGGCACGAAGCCGAGAGAGAAGAGGCTCCATTTTCAGTCCTTCCCCGAGGGAACGGAGCCAGgcggcagctgctgggctgggaggaaaCTCTCCGACCGGCATCCGTGCTCGGGGGAGATCACCACCGTCACCACGCCGAACGTGAGGACGGCAGAACGTGAATGGGGACTGATGGAGGATGTCAGGAGGCACCACGTCAGACCTCCTGGTGCAGCCGCTTGCCTTCCTGGGTCCTGCTAAATTGCTGCTGGGTGCCCAGCAAACCTCTCGCTGCTTTGGGAGCCTTCCGGAGTTGAACAGAAAGCCCAGGTTTAGGGCAGAGAGAGTAAAAATCAGTGATGCTGGCAGGGCTCTCGTTTGCCAAGCAAGGCTAGCCCTGCTCTTGGTTGTTTATGCCACCTGGACACCAGCCAAAGCCCACAGAAATTAGTAGAAAAACCAACTGGATCAGGTCCATAAAGCCTGAGGACTCGCTTCCATTCTTACCCCTTTGATCCAACAAGAGTATATATTTACTGAGTGGGGCCTCTCTAGCCTTCTTTGTTGGCCAAGTGCAGAAGTGGTAGCAACAGGTTTTTCATGCAATTTAATCGTTTTCTCTCTCCCCGCATTGGGCAGAAGcctctttgtgtttgtttctacatgatttcagtgcttttatgttcttttttttttttttttttgtgtagggcATCTTCTTTGTGGTAGTCCAGTTGCATTTCAGAGGGAGAGTCAGGGCCTGAGATTGTCTGATACTTGCAGGGATTGAAGATATTTTTCAGTGTGTTGTTCGTAGCGGGTTTTATTTGCAGAAGTTCTTCCAAACTTTTCCAAAGGTTGATTTATCCCACGCAGACAGCACTGGGCATTAGAAGGACCGAGTGCTTCATTCCCTCCTCTGAAACAGAGAGGAATTTAACCCAAGGGATGCTGGTGTTGAGAGAAGGAGTTGCTGTTGGTGTCCACGGATCTCCCCTGATTTGCAATCTACTCCAGCACTTACCCTGCAGTCAAATGCAAGGTCAGCATTCGGGGGGTTGCTCCATTTGCTGTCAGGCCATAAAAGTGGGTATGACCTTCCCAAAGATCTTTTCTAGCACGTCATCTAAGACCCGAGGAAGCATTAACTTGCACTATGGCCATTCCAGACGTTAATCAGAGCATATATTGCAGACAGTCTCCTGAGCAGTGTGCTTATGTGAGTCGTGTTTGTTTTATGGCTGTCCTGCTGATTTCTCCCTGATAATGAGACCCTGTGTGTGCGCTGGAGCATTTGTGAGTATATATTGTAGCATCTTGGGCCTTACATCTCCATTGTCAAATCATCCTCCCAAATGGAGAGCCTCATAGCACAAagctgcatatatatatatatatatatgcatatatatatgctgCATATATAAATTACGTATTAACTTGTTGTATTGGCTATAACACGGCTGTCAATATGGATACACCAATCTAGCAACGTGCATTAAGGACTCTGCAGCGGTGCCACCGGCGCAGGTCACGTTCAGCTCCGCAGCGAGAGTCTGCGACGTCCCGATCTGAAGCAGCCAGGCATTTAATGTCACACCTGCACTTCAGCTCCCCTCTCAGCGGCGGGGAGAAGGCTTCCCCCCAGTTGTCCATCTTCCACAGTTTCACTCAGCTGGCCTAACCCACGACTTCTGGTTGGTTTTGTTACAATCTGCCGTGTCCTGGATTTCTAGAAATGGTAAATGAAGGTACTTTTTCAGCCTTTAACAATcccttgggttttgggggtttttttccgtAAAGGGAGCACACTTCTTGGTTTGCAGGGGTGAAGGAAGTTTGCATGGCATTGCTAAGGcacactttcctctttttcctctttttttttcacccttgctAATCACCCTGGCAGccatatttttttattgcttgagTTTTCTTCGGCACATTCAGAATACAAtatacatttactttaaaaactCTAATACAATTAAGCAAGTTATTTCCTTTCTActatttgtttcatttatttatctaTCCTTTCCCAGGAAGGAAATCTGAGAACCTATGTTGTAAATTAACAGTTGTATAGAAGTTTGTAGCAGGATACGTAGAGAATGACAATGAAAGGCCATAAATAACAGTGGACAGTAAGAGACAAAATTGGTGTCTGCTTTGGGACCAGGCGTAAGATTTATCAGGCCCAGACAAAGGTCTTTAAATCAGAAGCTGATGTATTCTCAGATAAGCTGAGCAGCGCTGCTGAGGTCCAGTGTAGAGTTACTAATTTCTTATTAAAGGAGAGGCTCTTAATTGGCGTTGCTCTATTTGTAAAGCAAATAATACACTGTGTTAACAATGCAGTTTATTTTAGTAACTCCCAGAAGAAAACAGGGCTAAATactgcagaagtgttttgctaGATTAGGACTGGGAAATCTCACAATGGAAATCCTTGCTAAGCAAAAAATATAACCTAGAATAAAGGGCTTAGTACTAGCGATGTTCTGCTGCCAGTTTAGCAGCAGCTCCTCAGAAAAGGTTTTGTCCCGGGATAAATCAATTTTATCTCCAACTATTACACTGAGCTTTGTAGGGCAGAGACCTGGTGTCCCTACCCCACCGTCTGTAAAAGGTCTCTTGGCAGGATCCTCTCTTGGGACTTGTGGGGTCGACCAAATGTGTTCTTAGAACAAGTGTTGGGATCCTCGTTAGGTAAATCTGCGATGTCAGGGCATAAAAGGCTCTATTTTTTCCCATGCGTGCAGCGTATAATCTCAGTCTTTTCctggtttttgcttttctgtgaggTTTCCAGATCAGCCCAGCCTGAGCAACTATAAACAAGCATAAGCATCCCAGATgcgagttaaaaaaataaaaccccaaacatctcACTTTTCTCCATTCCCCGTACTACAACCTTCACGTGCTGCACAGTTCACACCATCATTGCTACAAACTCTTTGTCGTTAGCCTTAGTGATGCCCACTTCTGCCCTCTCGAACCCATCCAGGTAGCTACAGCAATCACCTCTACTATCTCTTTATCATTTTTTCACCTAGTGAATCAAACCCAAgctccttcttccctcctccaaGCCCTGCTGTAATCTGGAGCACTCACAGTGGTGTCATTACCTAGCCCCCTTCCCggatatttttttattcccttcacTTGTGTATCCTTTTTGTGCTGTTCTTTGGGACTAGAACTGCCTCCCTGGCTCAAGGAGCCACACTTCTTCCATTATAAAACACTATTTCTGTCTCCAGATACATAAGCCACcaatttttaaacacattagGTCCCTTCAGCATGGATACCTGTCCTCTTCATGCCTCAACCCTTCTTTGGTGTCGTTGTCCTCACTCTAGTCAGAGGAGCTGGGATGAGGATTTTGGGAGAGGCGGCACTGGATATAGGAAGGATTTTGGGGTGAGTCCGGGAGCTCTGTGAGGAGAGAAGCTGGGCTTGGTGTGCTCCCAGCCTCTGCTTGACTCCCTTGGGAGCCTGGATGCCAATCCCATGCCTCTCAGAGCAGTCCAGCccccagggatggagagagaaatgGGAGGTCGGGGATGGGGAGAGCCAGACAGACCATTTTTCTAGTCAAAAAGAGCTGCTGTTGTCTCAGGGCTGTACAGTAGCCATCACACTGGTCTCTCCGCTTCCCTCTGACGTATTCCAGGTGGAGGGGAAGTCCAGAGAATGTCAtgtaagaaatgcaaataaaaatatctttctagACTTCCTTCTCTTATGTACTGTCTGCCAAAACCTTCGCTCCCCTCCTTTACTGTTTTGCCTATGGATGTGTTTTATGCTTTTGTCTTGCTCTTCTGGTAAAAGAAGAAGTACTTGCTGCGAGTTTACATAACTCGCCTTTTACTGCTCTGGAAATGAACGTGGAACTTAGGTCTTAATTAGGCTTTCAGTGTAAGTCCTGTTTTAATGAATCACTGAAATATGTGAATAACATTAAGCTTAACAACGTGGCTGCAGAGTTGGATACTTAGAGCCGGTTGCACGGCTGGGTCCGTGGGGAGAGGAGCGCGAAGCACCCCCGTGAAGGTGTCGTAAGGGGGAAGGGACTCCCTGAAACCTGAATTTATCTGCACTCTCTATCACTCTCTACCCATGGAAGAGTTTTAGTTTCAGAGCTGGTACTTGTACACTGAACATTTCGCTCCTGCGTTATGGCTTCATCCTGCAATGAAGTGACAGACTCCACGACACCAGGGGGTTCGGGCTGCAGTTTTGAGGTCCAGGCTATTACGTTACCAAGTTCCTTCTGCAACACGGCAAAGAGCATGAGTTCCACCTGGACCCGTGGAGGAGAAGGGTTTCGGTAGTTTGCCCTTGGAAAATTAAATGCCTCAGTATATGGGATGGTGGCATGTGGTGGCATGTCAGCAAACACGCAAAGCCTTGTGAAAAAATACCAGCTCGTTAAGACGCACTCCTGATGCTTTTGCAAAGTGTCAGTCGGGAGCCGGGGACCCCGGGGACACTTACTAAAGAGCATTTGGAACAAAGGGCTTCCAAAAGACACTAGTTTCTTTTGGGTAATCACCTAATGGTGTCACTGGTGGGATGTCACCGGTGGGATGTCACCTGTTCAAAGCAGGATGGGGTGAAGACCACTGTCATGGAAGCGTGACACTGAATGGAGCAGGAGAGTTACAGAAGTAGCAGTGGGCCAAAACCCCATGGGTTTTACACCTCCCTTAGTTTGACTGACCTTCAAGACCCAGAATTGAGGATGTGCCTAGATAGTCTATTGGGCCGGGGTGACTGTAGGACCTTGGTTTGCGTAGCCAGCAGTGTACACAAGGTGATGTGCTGCTGCTCGTGTCTGCCTTTAACTCCATAGTCCAAAAGGCTAAGTACTTATTTTCAGCCGAGTGAAGCAAAGGTGGCCTCCAGCTCAAGTCCAGAACAACATTC is a genomic window containing:
- the ZBTB42 gene encoding zinc finger and BTB domain-containing protein 42 — translated: MEFPDHSRQLLQCLSQQRHQGFLCDCTVLVGEAQFRAHRAVLASCSMYFHLFYRDQLDKRDIVHLNSDIVTAPAFSLLLEFMYEGKLEFNSLPVEDVLAAASYLHMYDIVKVCKGKLKDKELCSEEKINDEAAGLEKAEHFLDAGVPLVHEFDPGNKQKFSVAEYERAAGKEKVSSHPAWSSDHISVSSAPTEAEPCAAAAGKTKANVNSSTGPLSQRSVNHPLAPSDVDCALDLSFKPVPGRDSLHPSYVFGQLASDSQQQGTEPLVKDEQDLLSDQEDGEARSPESQHFGNSAKSLVTGLGHMFAGNGSSHAREEDIDQERDESEDDMDSSDISSSGVLVPPGHICICPLCSKVFPSPHILQLHLSSHFRDKDGSRTRLSPDGSVPTCTLCGKTFSCMYTLKRHERTHSGEKPYTCGQCGKSFQYSHNLSRHAVVHTREKPHGCKWCERRFTQSGDLYRHIRKFHCGLVKSLVV